In a genomic window of Candidatus Thiothrix sulfatifontis:
- a CDS encoding nickel-dependent hydrogenase large subunit: MTERVVVDPITRIEGHLRIEAQMNGNTIEQAYSAGTMVRGIEIILRGRDPRDAWAYAQRICGVCTLVHGIASVRSVENALNYSIPPNAQLIRNLMIAAQYVHDHVMHFYHLHALDWVDVVSALSADPKATSELAQKISPSWPNSSAGYFADQQAKLKKFVEAGQLGIFAKAYWGHPAYKLPPEANLMAVSHYLEALAWQRDVVKLHAIFGGKNPHPNFLVGGVPCPIDLNSDSALNMKRLSQVQDIIKKMQVFVDQVYVPDTLAIASFYKDWFKQGEGLGNFMTYGDFPEKGMDDPASFLIPSGVILNRDLSKIHPVDLNAEDQIQEFVAHSWYDYSEGKDKGLHPYAGETELNYTGPKPPYKQLEVDQSYSWMKSPRWKGQAVEVGPLARVLMLYATGHEQTKSLVDYTLKYLDAPIEALYSTLGRTAARTLETKIIADKMQTWFDHLIANIKAGDTKTFNETLWEPSSWPSKAQGVGYMEAPRGALAHWIVIKDQKIANYQAVVPSTWNAGPRDVQNQAGAYEASLKGHVLHDPKQPVEILRTIHSFDPCIACAVHVTDPDGEELIKVNVQ, translated from the coding sequence ATGACTGAACGTGTCGTTGTAGACCCCATCACCCGCATCGAAGGCCACTTACGTATCGAAGCGCAAATGAACGGCAACACCATCGAACAGGCGTATTCCGCCGGGACAATGGTACGCGGTATCGAAATCATCCTGCGCGGACGCGATCCGCGTGATGCTTGGGCGTATGCGCAACGCATCTGCGGCGTGTGTACGCTGGTGCATGGTATTGCCTCAGTGCGTTCGGTGGAAAACGCGCTGAATTACAGCATTCCGCCGAATGCGCAACTGATCCGCAACCTGATGATCGCGGCGCAATACGTGCATGACCACGTAATGCACTTCTACCATTTGCACGCGCTCGACTGGGTGGATGTGGTATCTGCACTTAGTGCCGATCCGAAAGCCACGTCTGAGTTGGCACAAAAGATTTCCCCAAGCTGGCCGAATTCTTCTGCCGGTTATTTCGCTGACCAGCAAGCCAAGCTGAAAAAGTTTGTCGAAGCGGGGCAGTTGGGTATTTTCGCCAAGGCGTATTGGGGACATCCGGCTTACAAACTGCCGCCCGAAGCCAACTTGATGGCAGTATCGCATTACCTTGAAGCCCTTGCATGGCAACGCGATGTGGTGAAACTGCACGCTATTTTTGGCGGCAAGAATCCGCACCCTAACTTCCTCGTTGGTGGTGTGCCTTGCCCGATTGACCTGAATTCCGATTCCGCGCTCAATATGAAACGCCTGTCGCAAGTGCAGGACATCATTAAGAAAATGCAGGTATTCGTCGATCAGGTTTACGTGCCGGATACGCTGGCGATTGCCAGTTTCTACAAGGATTGGTTCAAGCAGGGCGAAGGCTTGGGCAATTTCATGACCTACGGCGACTTTCCTGAAAAAGGCATGGATGACCCAGCGTCGTTCCTGATTCCTTCCGGCGTAATTCTTAACCGCGATTTGTCGAAAATCCATCCGGTGGATTTGAATGCGGAAGACCAGATTCAGGAATTCGTGGCGCACTCGTGGTACGACTACAGCGAGGGTAAGGACAAAGGTTTGCATCCTTACGCAGGCGAAACCGAGCTGAATTACACCGGCCCTAAACCGCCGTACAAGCAACTGGAAGTCGATCAGTCGTATTCGTGGATGAAATCACCGCGCTGGAAAGGGCAGGCGGTCGAAGTGGGGCCATTGGCGCGTGTGTTGATGTTGTATGCCACCGGGCATGAACAGACCAAATCGCTAGTCGATTACACCCTGAAATACTTGGATGCGCCGATTGAAGCCTTGTATTCCACCTTGGGGCGCACGGCTGCCCGCACGTTGGAAACCAAGATCATTGCTGACAAAATGCAGACTTGGTTCGATCATTTGATTGCCAATATTAAGGCGGGTGACACCAAAACCTTCAACGAAACTTTGTGGGAGCCGTCAAGCTGGCCTTCCAAAGCGCAAGGCGTGGGTTACATGGAAGCCCCGCGTGGCGCACTGGCGCATTGGATCGTAATCAAGGATCAGAAGATAGCCAACTATCAGGCTGTCGTGCCGAGTACGTGGAATGCGGGGCCGCGTGATGTGCAGAATCAGGCGGGGGCGTATGAAGCGTCGCTGAAGGGGCATGTGTTGCATGACCCGAAACAGCCGGTGGAGATTTTGCGTACCATCCACAGTTTCGACCCGTGCATTGCGTGTGCGGTGCATGTGACTGACCCGGATGGCGAGGAGTTGATTAAGGTGAATGTGCAGTAA
- a CDS encoding replication endonuclease has product MMHVAQTNPAFASFNPAFIKDIEAEWQHHHAESATGENYLHQQQAIASRSPASDKDEDGLRFSAMLAASKCKQLAPEGTPLKRAFDYLKSRGIAPPIVSKQTVRHDGTTGEKAVTEGIRARLCSEKWWLRKLRNQQAQQQELQAIRLGFVNAGKQVYISNHSLSRALMRQERNREWLESCDLIDVDTGEVMPMMQAVDAGISDPNNRRNEMMLRISDGEKFFAAQGKIALFLTLTAPSKFHQFTRKAGYIKTDSMGVKHKIGGQIVQNPKYQEVIEWRRGRGKSATIESRINTPRLGHEWLSVSWARLRAALKHKAIQCDFMRVTEPHHDGATHWHCIAFVAESNVPAFTKLLWSKWLREDADEAGAKKYRVDIVRIDPKKGRAASYIAKYISKNIDGASVTEDFESGLDAAESSVRVHAWRTTHIIRAFQFSRGFGQVGIWRELRRIKDGQDGIVELARVAADHSDYLAFLTIQSQKALQPLSTIRVDNPKPNLYGEITSRVIGLEYTPDSIEVITHNHKWEVVRRVEESESDDVDRFEFLAIAENSPLGVLENNCRYEVAA; this is encoded by the coding sequence ATGATGCACGTCGCCCAAACTAACCCCGCTTTCGCCAGCTTCAACCCCGCTTTCATCAAAGACATTGAAGCCGAATGGCAACACCACCATGCTGAATCCGCTACTGGTGAAAACTATTTGCACCAGCAACAAGCCATTGCCAGCCGTTCACCTGCCAGCGACAAAGACGAAGACGGCTTACGCTTTTCTGCGATGTTGGCAGCGTCAAAATGCAAACAGCTTGCCCCTGAAGGAACGCCACTAAAACGCGCATTCGACTACCTGAAAAGCCGTGGTATCGCCCCGCCAATCGTTTCTAAGCAGACAGTCAGACACGATGGTACAACGGGAGAGAAAGCCGTTACCGAAGGCATTAGAGCGCGTCTCTGTTCAGAAAAATGGTGGTTGCGTAAATTGCGCAATCAACAGGCGCAACAACAGGAACTACAGGCTATCCGCTTAGGCTTTGTGAATGCTGGAAAGCAAGTTTATATCAGCAATCACTCACTAAGCCGCGCTTTGATGCGTCAAGAGCGCAATCGTGAATGGCTAGAATCCTGCGATCTAATTGACGTGGATACCGGCGAAGTCATGCCCATGATGCAAGCCGTTGACGCTGGCATATCCGATCCTAACAACCGTCGCAATGAAATGATGTTACGCATCAGTGACGGCGAAAAGTTCTTTGCTGCACAAGGCAAAATCGCCCTATTCCTTACCCTGACTGCACCATCAAAGTTCCATCAATTCACCCGTAAAGCGGGTTACATCAAAACCGATTCAATGGGCGTTAAGCACAAGATCGGCGGTCAAATTGTCCAGAATCCGAAGTATCAAGAGGTGATTGAATGGCGGCGTGGTCGGGGCAAATCCGCCACCATTGAAAGCCGCATCAATACCCCGCGTTTGGGGCATGAATGGTTGTCGGTGAGTTGGGCAAGGTTACGCGCTGCACTCAAACACAAGGCGATTCAGTGCGATTTTATGCGCGTTACCGAACCTCACCATGATGGTGCTACACATTGGCATTGCATCGCCTTTGTCGCTGAATCCAACGTGCCAGCTTTCACCAAACTGCTATGGTCAAAATGGTTGCGTGAAGATGCAGACGAAGCGGGTGCAAAGAAATACCGTGTTGACATCGTGCGAATTGACCCGAAAAAAGGACGGGCGGCTTCTTACATTGCAAAATACATTTCAAAGAACATCGACGGCGCATCTGTTACCGAAGACTTTGAAAGTGGGCTTGATGCTGCTGAATCATCAGTGCGGGTTCATGCGTGGCGTACAACGCATATTATCCGTGCATTTCAATTCTCCCGTGGATTCGGTCAAGTGGGTATCTGGCGCGAACTACGGCGCATTAAAGACGGTCAAGACGGCATTGTGGAATTAGCGCGTGTTGCTGCTGACCATTCCGACTATCTGGCATTCCTCACAATCCAATCACAAAAGGCATTACAGCCACTTTCCACAATCAGGGTAGACAACCCTAAGCCTAACCTTTACGGAGAAATCACAAGCCGCGTAATCGGTTTGGAATACACACCTGATTCTATCGAAGTCATCACGCACAACCATAAATGGGAAGTTGTTAGACGTGTTGAAGAATCAGAGAGTGATGATGTTGACCGCTTTGAATTTCTGGCAATCGCTGAAAATTCGCCCCTTGGAGTTCTGGAAAATAATTGTAGATATGAGGTGGCAGCATGA
- a CDS encoding DUF1778 domain-containing protein, with protein MTDETRYVMQNKDRPMTSIMLNAADWEAFIGVLENPPEPSAELKKAWCAYHAEKDADTKS; from the coding sequence ATGACAGACGAAACGCGCTATGTGATGCAAAATAAAGATCGACCTATGACCAGCATCATGCTGAATGCAGCAGACTGGGAGGCATTCATAGGGGTGTTAGAGAATCCTCCTGAACCAAGTGCAGAACTGAAAAAGGCATGGTGTGCATACCATGCTGAAAAGGACGCTGACACGAAGTCATAA
- a CDS encoding helix-turn-helix domain-containing protein, translating to MNEGHTTPAGQSVFYDLFPAAQAANLLIRAQLLDELIKVLQSRFSTQTEAAAALDVTQARISDLYRGKIQRFTVDMLINLLARVGRSVEVSMKAAA from the coding sequence ATGAACGAAGGACACACTACCCCAGCAGGGCAAAGCGTTTTTTATGACCTATTTCCGGCTGCACAAGCGGCAAACCTGCTTATCCGTGCGCAATTGCTGGATGAACTGATTAAAGTTTTGCAGTCACGTTTCAGCACACAAACAGAGGCGGCGGCGGCTTTGGATGTGACACAAGCGCGAATCAGTGACCTATACCGTGGGAAAATCCAGCGGTTCACTGTGGATATGCTGATTAACCTACTGGCGCGTGTTGGGCGGTCTGTTGAAGTTAGCATGAAGGCGGCGGCATGA
- a CDS encoding type II toxin-antitoxin system RelE/ParE family toxin: protein MKILQWIGSSYGDLCDFPEDAMHEAGYQLHRLQTGQMPLDWKPMQAIGQGVQEIRIKEDSDAFRVIYVAKFEEAVYVLHAFQKKTQKTAQHDVELARERFKEMIRRRTQ from the coding sequence ATGAAAATACTTCAATGGATAGGCAGTAGCTACGGTGATTTATGCGACTTCCCAGAGGATGCGATGCACGAAGCGGGGTATCAGCTTCATAGGCTGCAAACAGGGCAAATGCCCTTAGATTGGAAGCCCATGCAAGCCATAGGACAGGGAGTGCAGGAAATTCGCATCAAGGAAGATTCTGATGCTTTCCGCGTGATCTACGTGGCGAAATTTGAAGAGGCTGTTTATGTGCTTCATGCCTTTCAGAAAAAGACACAGAAAACGGCGCAACATGATGTTGAACTGGCACGGGAACGTTTCAAAGAAATGATTAGGAGGCGTACACAATGA
- a CDS encoding site-specific integrase codes for MAKLTVNFIKSLKATGTAYRKMDDGYAGFGVKVSPSGKISFIFRYKATDGRDVPMVLGYHPQTTLAQARELWSHWRAIYDSGRDPKTVQAEQLEREEENRKATALQRKHEAMQGSVRQLLEAYTNDLKTNGKRSWSETERVFETNVYQHIPATTKAKDVLPDDIRAVLAEIIQRDALVMANRVRAYLSAAFAFGISWDNDSRRHFESLRFGIKTNPVRDVPKPLKSEKPRDRALSEFEVKQVWEALGDSDFHPKTIGAIRLLFALGGQRVEDVLFLTEDDVDFVNRLVTFRDTKNGTTHVIPFGDVAEPLLKERMLDTNAGGELFGKIKSKREEPIDSTTLSHAITKLCRRINLEHFQPKDIRRTAKTLMGFAGISKEARDRFQNHALTDVSSKHYDRYNYLAEHRQTSAVWDAYLQNILAGSPQANVVQLRVVGE; via the coding sequence GTGGCAAAACTGACAGTTAATTTCATCAAATCACTAAAAGCTACTGGTACGGCATACCGCAAGATGGATGATGGTTACGCGGGCTTTGGGGTGAAAGTCTCACCATCGGGAAAAATCAGCTTCATATTCCGTTACAAAGCCACAGACGGGCGCGACGTGCCAATGGTGCTAGGCTATCACCCTCAAACCACACTCGCGCAAGCAAGGGAACTATGGTCACACTGGCGGGCTATTTACGATTCAGGGCGTGACCCGAAAACAGTTCAAGCGGAACAATTAGAGCGAGAAGAGGAAAACCGCAAAGCAACCGCATTGCAACGCAAACATGAAGCCATGCAAGGCAGTGTCAGGCAATTGCTTGAAGCCTACACCAATGATCTAAAAACCAACGGTAAGCGCTCATGGTCTGAAACTGAACGGGTATTTGAAACGAACGTCTATCAACACATTCCGGCAACCACCAAAGCAAAAGACGTGCTACCCGATGACATCCGCGCAGTGTTAGCGGAAATCATTCAGCGTGATGCGCTAGTAATGGCAAACAGGGTACGTGCTTATTTATCGGCTGCTTTCGCGTTTGGCATTTCATGGGACAATGATTCTCGGCGGCATTTTGAGTCATTACGTTTCGGCATTAAGACAAACCCTGTTCGTGATGTGCCAAAACCTCTGAAATCAGAAAAACCCCGTGATCGGGCATTGTCAGAATTTGAGGTGAAGCAGGTATGGGAGGCATTAGGCGACTCAGATTTTCACCCGAAAACCATTGGGGCGATACGCTTGCTTTTCGCGCTCGGTGGTCAACGTGTCGAAGATGTATTGTTCCTCACCGAGGATGATGTGGATTTTGTGAATAGGCTAGTAACATTCCGTGATACGAAAAACGGTACTACCCATGTAATCCCATTTGGTGATGTGGCAGAACCCTTACTGAAAGAACGAATGCTCGATACCAATGCAGGCGGGGAACTGTTTGGTAAGATTAAAAGCAAACGTGAGGAACCTATCGACTCGACTACGCTTTCTCATGCAATCACCAAGCTATGTCGGCGAATCAACCTAGAACATTTCCAGCCTAAGGACATACGGCGCACTGCAAAAACGTTGATGGGCTTTGCAGGTATCAGCAAAGAAGCGCGTGACCGCTTCCAGAATCACGCATTAACCGACGTATCCAGCAAGCACTATGACCGCTACAACTACCTTGCCGAACACCGACAAACCAGCGCGGTATGGGATGCGTATTTGCAAAACATCCTTGCAGGTTCACCACAAGCAAACGTGGTGCAGTTGCGGGTAGTCGGTGAATGA
- the clpX gene encoding ATP-dependent Clp protease ATP-binding subunit ClpX, which produces MSDKTAACSFCGQEQTAHIPLIAGMNGHICEACVRLAHQVISTWSRKRSMSEPLKTPPKPLQIKAILDGYVIGQDTAKETLAVAVYNHFKRLNLETDKPRICTRTDKSVVELDKSNILLLGSSGTGKTLLASTLARIVGVPFVIADATTLTQAGYVGEDVESIIARLLDSADGNKELAEWGIVYIDEIDKLARSGENSHGTRDVGGEGVQQALLKLVEGTTVKVPAKGRKDQAPVMLDTRNILFIVGGAFSGLEKLLEKRLKPGAKGIGFHSTHTPDDPKADKLRLFSEVQPEDLRHFGLIPEFIGRFPVITALHELDEDALVRILTEPQNALTKQYQQLFALDNAELEFTNDALRAIAQKAIAHGTGARGLRGVLETLLRKLMFTLPSEENVARCVVTEDVVNNEADIVLEYHEPEATTSGGTQNLASLQSTA; this is translated from the coding sequence ATGAGCGATAAAACAGCCGCCTGTTCCTTCTGCGGACAAGAGCAAACCGCGCACATCCCGCTGATTGCCGGGATGAACGGACACATTTGCGAAGCCTGCGTGCGCCTTGCCCACCAAGTCATCAGCACCTGGAGCCGCAAGCGCAGCATGAGCGAACCGCTCAAAACCCCACCGAAACCGCTGCAAATCAAGGCGATCCTCGATGGCTACGTGATCGGGCAAGACACCGCCAAAGAAACCCTCGCCGTCGCGGTTTACAACCATTTCAAACGCCTGAATCTGGAAACCGACAAGCCGCGCATTTGCACCCGCACCGACAAATCGGTAGTGGAACTCGACAAATCCAACATCCTGTTGCTGGGGTCATCCGGCACGGGCAAAACCCTGCTGGCAAGCACCTTGGCGCGGATCGTCGGCGTACCGTTCGTGATTGCCGACGCCACCACCCTGACGCAAGCGGGTTACGTGGGTGAAGATGTGGAAAGCATCATTGCCCGCCTGCTCGACAGTGCCGACGGCAACAAGGAACTGGCGGAATGGGGCATCGTTTACATCGACGAAATCGACAAACTCGCCCGCAGCGGTGAAAACTCGCACGGCACACGCGACGTGGGCGGCGAAGGCGTGCAACAAGCCCTGCTCAAACTGGTCGAAGGCACCACCGTCAAAGTCCCCGCCAAAGGCCGCAAAGACCAAGCTCCGGTCATGCTCGACACGCGCAATATCCTGTTCATCGTCGGCGGCGCATTCTCCGGCTTGGAAAAGCTGCTGGAAAAACGCCTGAAACCGGGCGCAAAAGGCATCGGTTTCCACTCCACGCATACGCCGGATGACCCCAAAGCCGACAAGCTGCGCCTGTTCAGCGAAGTGCAACCGGAAGACTTGCGCCATTTTGGGCTGATCCCCGAATTCATCGGACGTTTCCCGGTCATCACCGCGCTGCACGAACTCGACGAAGACGCACTGGTACGCATCCTCACCGAACCGCAAAACGCCCTCACCAAGCAATATCAGCAACTGTTCGCGCTGGATAATGCGGAATTGGAATTCACCAACGATGCGTTGCGGGCGATTGCGCAAAAGGCGATTGCCCACGGCACGGGCGCACGGGGTTTGCGCGGGGTGTTGGAAACGCTGTTGCGCAAGCTGATGTTTACGCTGCCATCCGAGGAGAACGTGGCGCGGTGCGTGGTGACAGAAGATGTGGTGAATAATGAGGCAGATATTGTGCTGGAATACCATGAGCCTGAAGCAACCACCAGCGGGGGGACACAAAACCTTGCCTCTCTACAATCGACAGCATAG
- the nifM gene encoding nitrogen fixation protein NifM produces MPNLSFAIMGKPPAYRYHLLRNALEAFQKNLPHLDEKEFNRVCQRADRSFHLESLALQSPEASQLLIQPERVDMALQEIADRYPNDEDFTIDLSQNGLTPDTLRQALQRELLFDGILQKIAARSITVGDIDVQLYYEMNRERFMQPETRLVRQILITVNNDYAENQYDTVLQRIRSIAAQATGNAKQFGKLARQYSECPTAMEGGKLGNLPYGKLYPQLDAALFALNAGQVSAPIETELGFHLLLCEHIYPAQQVSLTKAKAQIRTQLQERAQRNCQKEWLKQLQATTPEVSS; encoded by the coding sequence ATGCCTAACTTAAGTTTCGCCATCATGGGCAAGCCGCCCGCCTACCGCTACCACCTGCTGCGCAATGCACTGGAAGCCTTCCAGAAAAACCTGCCGCATCTGGACGAAAAGGAATTCAACCGCGTCTGCCAACGCGCCGACCGCAGTTTTCACCTCGAATCGCTAGCCTTACAAAGCCCCGAAGCCAGCCAACTCCTCATCCAGCCCGAACGGGTCGATATGGCACTGCAAGAAATCGCCGACCGCTACCCCAACGACGAAGATTTCACCATCGACCTCAGCCAGAACGGGCTAACCCCCGACACCCTGCGCCAAGCCCTGCAACGCGAACTGCTGTTCGACGGCATCCTGCAAAAAATCGCTGCCCGCAGCATCACCGTCGGCGACATCGACGTGCAGCTCTACTACGAGATGAACCGCGAGCGTTTCATGCAGCCGGAAACACGGCTGGTGCGGCAAATCCTCATCACCGTCAATAACGACTACGCCGAAAACCAGTACGACACCGTGCTGCAACGCATCCGCAGCATCGCCGCACAAGCCACAGGCAACGCCAAACAATTCGGCAAGCTGGCACGCCAATATTCCGAATGCCCAACCGCAATGGAAGGCGGCAAACTCGGCAACCTGCCCTACGGCAAACTCTACCCGCAACTCGATGCCGCGCTGTTCGCCCTGAATGCGGGGCAAGTCAGCGCCCCCATCGAAACCGAACTCGGTTTCCACCTATTGCTGTGCGAACACATCTACCCCGCGCAACAAGTTTCCCTGACCAAAGCCAAAGCGCAAATCCGTACCCAGTTGCAAGAACGTGCCCAACGCAACTGCCAGAAAGAATGGTTAAAGCAATTGCAAGCCACCACCCCGGAGGTATCCTCATGA
- a CDS encoding nitrogen fixation protein NifZ → MPQYEYGAKVRVIRNVRDDGTFYGATIGNMLVKRGSVGYVRDVGTFLQDQIIYSVHFLDEQKTVGCREEELIDGDDPWEPSLYQFRDKVTTKVTLAIEGEVIANPGDVGEILKVISGLPTGFAYHVRFPGRTLQVPEKLLEEVPDA, encoded by the coding sequence ATGCCCCAATACGAATACGGCGCAAAAGTGCGCGTGATCCGCAACGTGCGTGACGACGGCACGTTTTACGGCGCAACCATCGGCAATATGCTGGTAAAGCGTGGCAGTGTCGGCTACGTGCGCGATGTCGGCACGTTCCTGCAAGACCAGATCATCTACTCGGTGCATTTCCTCGACGAACAAAAAACCGTCGGTTGCCGCGAAGAAGAACTGATCGACGGCGACGACCCGTGGGAACCCAGCCTCTACCAATTCCGCGACAAAGTGACCACCAAAGTCACCCTCGCCATTGAGGGCGAAGTCATCGCCAACCCCGGCGATGTCGGCGAAATCCTCAAAGTGATCAGTGGCTTACCCACGGGTTTCGCCTACCACGTACGCTTCCCCGGCAGGACACTGCAAGTCCCCGAAAAGCTGCTGGAGGAAGTCCCCGATGCCTAA
- a CDS encoding nitrogenase-stabilizing/protective protein NifW — protein sequence MTDTDLTLDLEELVSAEDFLNYFDIAFDQTVVHVNRLHILQRFHNYLTKEPPASDDDTLREQYTRLLTKAYTDFVGSDAKTEKVLKIYRMNEPQTAFVPLESLFGKG from the coding sequence ATGACCGATACCGACCTCACCCTCGACCTCGAAGAACTGGTCAGCGCGGAAGACTTCCTCAACTACTTCGACATCGCGTTTGACCAGACCGTGGTGCATGTCAACCGCCTGCACATCCTGCAACGCTTCCACAACTACCTGACGAAAGAGCCGCCCGCCAGCGACGACGACACCTTGCGCGAGCAATACACCCGCCTGCTAACCAAGGCATATACCGACTTCGTGGGTTCTGATGCCAAGACCGAAAAAGTGCTGAAAATCTACCGTATGAACGAGCCGCAAACCGCTTTCGTCCCGCTGGAAAGCCTGTTCGGGAAGGGGTAA
- a CDS encoding nucleotidyltransferase family protein, translating into MFHRDFKEFIELLNNHGVEYLLVGGYALGIHGYPRYTGDMDIWVKPEQVNAEKVMAVLEAFGFGELDLSTDDFTKLGNVIQLGYPPLRIDLLTQPEGVDFSSSYSQRLDVEYGGLTVHVISLEDFKKNKAASGRPKDLEDLRNLT; encoded by the coding sequence ATGTTCCACCGCGACTTCAAAGAGTTTATCGAGTTACTGAACAATCACGGGGTTGAATACCTGTTGGTTGGCGGCTATGCACTGGGTATTCACGGCTATCCGCGCTATACCGGCGACATGGATATTTGGGTAAAACCTGAGCAGGTTAACGCCGAAAAAGTCATGGCAGTGTTGGAGGCGTTTGGCTTCGGCGAACTTGATTTGAGTACCGATGATTTCACCAAATTGGGTAATGTCATCCAGCTTGGTTATCCGCCTTTGCGTATTGATCTGCTTACCCAACCGGAAGGCGTGGATTTCTCCAGCAGCTACTCCCAGCGTTTGGATGTTGAATATGGTGGTTTGACTGTTCACGTCATCAGTCTTGAAGATTTCAAGAAAAATAAGGCGGCGAGTGGCAGACCGAAAGACCTTGAGGATTTGCGTAATCTGACGTAA